In Aegilops tauschii subsp. strangulata cultivar AL8/78 chromosome 3, Aet v6.0, whole genome shotgun sequence, one genomic interval encodes:
- the LOC109768024 gene encoding probable NADPH:quinone oxidoreductase 2 has protein sequence MDGSSAEVAKVKRAKTVLTVAAISGSLRRASANAGLIRAAAKMCEESIPGLQIDHVDISDLPLLNTDLEDVDGNAFPAAVEEFRDRVRGADCFLFASPEYNYSISGPLKNALDWGSRPPNVWADRAGAIVSASGKSGGKRSAYHIRQVGVFLDIHFINKPEGFVSAHHPQSKFNGDGNLIDPETGELLRKILLSLRAFALRLIHGNDSAANSGQGS, from the exons ATGGACGGCTCGTCGGCGGAGGTGGCGAAGGTGAAGCGGGCGAAGACCGTCTTGACGGTGGCGGCGATCTCCGGCTCCCTCCGCCGGGCCTCGGCCAACGCCGGCCTCATCCGCGCCG CCGCCAAGATGTGCGAGGAGTCCATCCCGGGGCTGCAGATCGACCACGTCGACATCTCCGACCTGCCGCTCCTTAACACCGACCTCGAGGACGTCGACGGCAACGCCTTCCCGGCCGCCGTCGAGGAGTTCCGGGACAGGGTCCGCGGCGCCGACTGCTTCCTCTTCGCCTCCCCCGAGTACAACTACTCCATCTCAG GCCCTCTGAAGAACGCGCTGGACTGGGGGTCGCGGCCACCGAACGTGTGGGCGGACAGGGCCGGCGCCATAGTGAGCGCGTCAGGGAAGTCCGGCGGCAAGAGGTCGGCGTACCACATCCGGCAGGTCGGGGTCTTCCTCGACATCCACTTCATCAACAAGCCGGAGGGGTTCGTCTCGGCGCACCATCCGCAGAGCAAGTTCaacggcgacggcaacctcatcGACCCGGAGACTGGGGAGCTGCTGAGGAAGATCCTTCTTTCCCTCCGGGCGTTCGCGCTCAGGCTCATCCACGGCAACGACTCTGCTGCAAACTCCGGACAAGGTAGTTAG